A section of the Venturia canescens isolate UGA chromosome 11, ASM1945775v1, whole genome shotgun sequence genome encodes:
- the Ndae1 gene encoding electrogenic sodium bicarbonate cotransporter 1 isoform X7, producing the protein MNHPKHKPWMQPGIGAPPPRGGGGRPVIGAPSSTGDEEAPKDPGARITHQSYTEKDYEGHRAHTVYVGVHLPGERRHRRHHKHHHSSRPASYNGSKGEPDDRPITPPAQRVQFILGEEVGDDAHESHPLFSEMEELVKEGDEMEWKETARWIKFEEDVEEGGNRWSKPHVATLSLHSLFELRSLILNGTVMLDMEATSLEQISDLVLDNMISKGVLPIEAREKVREALLVRHRHQHERRKDNNMSRLPIIRSLADIGRNHSSSKNCDCSCGMQRLLTSDLQERPINDTGEVYAPASVIRSTSCPDQKTALISKEAKDLKGPYLLVPVEESNSVPVIVGATPGSGVVGLNPGGARFLAIPGNPGQEPGNNGMDRSPSNVSINRTHSASGLENGDGNHKSNVQFMRKIPPGAEASNILVGEVDFLDKPLSAFIRLSQAGMMGDLTEVPVPTRFIFILLGPTGGISGFHEIGRAMATLMSDEVFHDVAYKAKNRNHLLAGVDEFLDAVTVLPPGEWDPTIRIEPPAAIPSQDTRKRPKEEKPKEEVDEEADEQKLREESGLSRSGRLFGGLVNDIKRKAPFYLSDFKDALALQCIASFIFLYFACLSPIITFGGLLSEATGKNMAAMESLVSGFVCGVGYGLFSGQPLTILGSTGPVLVFETIVYKFSMESDWDYMSFRFWIGTWIAIILVILVAVDASALVCYITRFTEENFATLIAFIFIYKSVENVLSIGKKFPIDTHGNEPIADYCECIPSNFSNIFSTRQDVNWTALDRVTCSKYNGTLFGEGCEAPNYVPDVFLMSIILFMGTFLLSIELKDFKNSLFFPSKVRQIVSDFAVIIAIFSMSALDHYVGISTPKLEVPTEFKPTLDGRGWIIWPFQRNPWWSALVAFLPALLGTILIFMDQQITAVIVNRKENKLKKGCGYHLDLFVLAVLIEICSVMGLPWFVAATVLSINHVNSLKLESECAAPGEKPQFLGVREQRVTHILIFLMIGCSVLLTPMLRHIPMPVLFGVFLYMGVASLKGLQFFDRILIMLMPVKYQPDYMFLRQVPLKRVHMFTIFQLTCLACLWTIKSFSSTSILFPLMLVVMIGIRKSLDLVFTQRELKILDDVMPEPSKKHADDLRQLESGEEPSEPIGFPSSGNLQISLANGNIMKIPLTSINISEEVNKTGIWKQVNDVNCNNENKQPKIPKMINVTKSKKHPNKEGVLLMPDEMTRLTTMTEEEDEDDSGISIKVTKVNDSRV; encoded by the exons GTCACAGGGCACACACCGTCTACGTCGGGGTCCATCTTCCTGGGGAGAGAAGACATCGAAGACATCACAAGCACCACCATTCGAGTCGGCCAGCCTCTTACAACGGGAGCAAAGGAGAGCCTGACGATCGGCCGA tcACGCCACCAGCCCAGAGAGTTCAGTTTATCCTTGGTGAGGAGGTTGGCGACGATGCCCACGAGTCGCATCCCCTTTTTTCTGAAATGGAGGAACTCGTCAAGGAGGGTGATGAAATGGAATGGAAAGAAACTGCCAG GTGGATCAAGTTCGAGGAAGACGTCGAAGAAGGTGGCAACCGATGGAGCAAGCCCCACGTCGCCACCTTGTCCCTCCACTCGCTCTTCGAACTTCGTAGTTTAATACTCAATGGAACTGTCATGTTGGACATGGAAGCAACCAGCCTCGAACAGATTTCTGACCTCGTTTTGGACAACATGATCAGCAAGGGCGTTCTACCCATTGAAGCCAGAGAAAAG GTGCGGGAGGCCCTCTTAGTCAGGCATCGACATCAGCACGAAAGACGCAAGGACAACAACATGTCAAGGTTACCCATCATCAGGTCTCTGGCAGACATCGGAAGGAACCATTCGTCAtcgaaaa ATTGTGACTGTTCATGTGGTATGCAACGTttgttgacgtcagatttgcAGGAGCGTCCGATCAACGATACTGGCGAGGTTTATGCACCGGCTTCGGTTATTCGTAGCACAAGCTGTCCCGATCAAAAAACCGCTCTCATCTCCAAAGAAGCTAAAGATCTTAAAGGTCCATACCTACTTGTGCCAG TGGAAGAATCGAATTCAGTGCCTGTGATCGTCGGGGCTACTCCTGGCAGTGGGGTCGTAGGACTCAATCCCGGTGGCGCTCGCTTTCTCGCTATCCCCGGTAACCCTG GCCAGGAACCAGGAAACAATGGTATGGACCGAAGTCCCAGCAATGTATCCATCAACAGGACTCACAGTGCATCAGGCTTGGAGAATGGTGACGGCAATCACAAG AGCAACGTCCAGTTCATGAGAAAAATTCCACCCGGAGCCGAGGCGAGCAATATTCTCGTTGGTGAAGTTGACTTTCTGGACAAGCCTCTGTCAGCCTTCATTCGACTGAGCCAAGCTGGGATGATGGGAGACCTGACCGAAGTCCCAGTGCCGACCAGGTTCATATTCATTCTGCTTGGACCGACG GGTGGAATCTCAGGCTTCCATGAGATCGGTCGTGCCATGGCAACCTTGATGTCTGACGAAGTCTTCCACGACGTTGCTTACAAGGCCAAGAATCGCAATCACCTTTTGGCTGGGGTGGATGAATTCCTTGATGCTGTAACTGTCTTGCCACCCGGCGAATGGGATCCCACCATTCGGATAGAGCCACCAGCAGCCattccgtcacag GATACGAGAAAAAGGCCAAAGGAAGAAAAACCTAAAGAAGAAGTGGACGAGGAAGCCGACGAACAGAAGCTGAGAGAAGAGTCAGGTCTCTCTAGGAGTGGCAGGCTTTTCGGAGGCCTCGTCAACGACATCAAACGAAAAGCACCGTTTTATCTATCGGATTTCAAGGACGCCTTGGCCCTCCAGTGTATAGCATCCTTCATATTTCTTTACTTCGCGTGTCTCTCGCCCATCATCACCTTCGGTGGACTGTTGAGTGAGGCCACTGGTAAAAACATGGCAGCCATGGAGTCACTTGTCTCAGGTTTTGTTTGCGGTGTAGGATATGGACTCTTTTCTGGACAGCCTCTAACTATTCTCGGCTCGACGGGACCCGTTCTCGTCTTCGAGACAATTGTTTACAAATTTAGCAT GGAATCAGACTGGGACTACATGTCTTTTCGTTTCTGGATCGGTACATGGATTGCCATTATTCTTGTAATCCTCGTAGCTGTCGATGCTAGTGCTCTCGTCTGTTACATAACTCGattcactgaagaaaactTTGCTACTCTAATAGCATTCATTTTCATATACAAG TCGGTGGAGAACGTTCTTTCGATCggcaaaaaatttccaatcgaCACGCACGGAAACGAACCGATTGCCGATTACTGCGAGTGCATTCCGAGCAacttttctaacattttttcaacccgGCAAGACGTCAATTGGACCGCGTTGGATCGAGTCACCTGTTCG AAATATAATGGTACTCTTTTCGGAGAAGGGTGCGAGGCACCTAATTACGTACCTGATGTATTCCTCATGTCAATAATCTTATTCATGGGCACCTTCCTCCTGTCCATCGAGCTCAaggatttcaaaaattctctcttcTTCCCATCAAAG GTTCGCCAAATAGTCAGCGACTTTGCTGTAATTATCGCAATATTCTCGATGTCGGCGCTCGATCATTACGTAGGTATTTCAACGCCGAAACTCGAAGTACCAACAGAGTTCAAACCGACCTTGGACGGACGCGGTTGGATCATTTGGCCGTTCCAGAGAAATCCCTGGTGGAGCGCGTTGGTTGCCTTCTTACCTGCTCTACTTGGCACCATACTCATCTTCATGGATCAACAGATTACTGCTGTTATCGTTAACAGGAAAGAGAATAAGCTCAAG AAAGGATGTGGCTACCACCTCGATCTCTTCGTGCTCGCGGTCCTCATTGAGATCTGTTCCGTAATGGGTTTGCCCTGGTTCGTCGCAGCCACGGTATTGTCCATAAACCACGTTAATTCGTTGAAGCTCGAATCCGAGTGTGCGGCACCAGGTGAAAAGCCTCAATTTCTTGGGGTCCGAGAACAGCGCGTAACCCACATTCTCATATTCCTCATGATCGGTTGTTCCGTTTTGCTGACGCCGATGCTGAGGCACATACCGATGCCGGTATTGTTCGGGGTGTTTCTTTACATGGGCGTCGCCTCGTTGAAGGGCCTTCAATTCTTCGACAGAATACTCATCATGCTCATGCCGGTCAAGTATCAACCGGATTACATGTTTTTACGACAG GTGCCACTGAAGAGGGTCCACATGTTTACGATCTTCCAATTGACCTGCTTGGCCTGTCTCTGGACAATAAAATCGTTCAGCAGCACGTCGATACTCTTTCCACTGATG CTCGTCGTGATGATCGGCATCCGGAAGTCGCTGGACCTCGTCTTCACGCAGCGCGAGCTCAAAATTTTGGACGACGTCATGCCAGAGCCGAGTAAAAAGCACGCGGACGATCTCCGGCAGCTGGAAAGCGGCGAG GAACCGAGCGAGCCGATTGGTTTTCCATCCTCGGGAAATCTTCAAATATCATTGGCAAATGGCAACATCATGAAAATACCACTGACGAGCATAAACATTAGCGAGGAGGTTAACAAAACTGGTATATGGAAGCAGGTCAATGATGTCAACTGCAATAACGAAAATAAACAGCCCAAGATTCCGAAGATGATCAA CGTTACCAAGTCAAAGAAACATCCTAACAAGGAGGGCGTTCTTCTCATGCCTGACGAGATGACACGTTTGACGACGATGACTGAGgaggaggacgaggacgacaGTGGCATTTCCATCAAGGTCACAAAGGTCAATGACTCTCGGGTGTAA
- the Ndae1 gene encoding electrogenic sodium bicarbonate cotransporter 1 isoform X5 — protein sequence MQPGIGAPPPRGGGGRPVIGAPSSTGDEEAPKDPGARITHQSYTEKDYEGHRAHTVYVGVHLPGERRHRRHHKHHHSSRPASYNGSKGEPDDRPRHLVLARRARLASICDPDGETIFTPPAQRVQFILGEEVGDDAHESHPLFSEMEELVKEGDEMEWKETARWIKFEEDVEEGGNRWSKPHVATLSLHSLFELRSLILNGTVMLDMEATSLEQISDLVLDNMISKGVLPIEAREKVREALLVRHRHQHERRKDNNMSRLPIIRSLADIGRNHSSSKNCDCSCGMQRLLTSDLQERPINDTGEVYAPASVIRSTSCPDQKTALISKEAKDLKGPYLLVPVEESNSVPVIVGATPGSGVVGLNPGGARFLAIPGNPGQEPGNNGMDRSPSNVSINRTHSASGLENGDGNHKSNVQFMRKIPPGAEASNILVGEVDFLDKPLSAFIRLSQAGMMGDLTEVPVPTRFIFILLGPTGGISGFHEIGRAMATLMSDEVFHDVAYKAKNRNHLLAGVDEFLDAVTVLPPGEWDPTIRIEPPAAIPSQDTRKRPKEEKPKEEVDEEADEQKLREESGLSRSGRLFGGLVNDIKRKAPFYLSDFKDALALQCIASFIFLYFACLSPIITFGGLLSEATGKNMAAMESLVSGFVCGVGYGLFSGQPLTILGSTGPVLVFETIVYKFSMESDWDYMSFRFWIGTWIAIILVILVAVDASALVCYITRFTEENFATLIAFIFIYKSVENVLSIGKKFPIDTHGNEPIADYCECIPSNFSNIFSTRQDVNWTALDRVTCSKYNGTLFGEGCEAPNYVPDVFLMSIILFMGTFLLSIELKDFKNSLFFPSKVRQIVSDFAVIIAIFSMSALDHYVGISTPKLEVPTEFKPTLDGRGWIIWPFQRNPWWSALVAFLPALLGTILIFMDQQITAVIVNRKENKLKKGCGYHLDLFVLAVLIEICSVMGLPWFVAATVLSINHVNSLKLESECAAPGEKPQFLGVREQRVTHILIFLMIGCSVLLTPMLRHIPMPVLFGVFLYMGVASLKGLQFFDRILIMLMPVKYQPDYMFLRQVPLKRVHMFTIFQLTCLACLWTIKSFSSTSILFPLMLVVMIGIRKSLDLVFTQRELKILDDVMPEPSKKHADDLRQLESGEEPSEPIGFPSSGNLQISLANGNIMKIPLTSINISEEVNKTGIWKQVNDVNCNNENKQPKIPKMINVTKSKKHPNKEGVLLMPDEMTRLTTMTEEEDEDDSGISIKVTKVNDSRV from the exons GTCACAGGGCACACACCGTCTACGTCGGGGTCCATCTTCCTGGGGAGAGAAGACATCGAAGACATCACAAGCACCACCATTCGAGTCGGCCAGCCTCTTACAACGGGAGCAAAGGAGAGCCTGACGATCGGCCGA GACATTTGGTGCTTGCACGGAGGGCTCGCCTCGCTAGCATCTGCGATCCCGATGGCGAAACTATAT tcACGCCACCAGCCCAGAGAGTTCAGTTTATCCTTGGTGAGGAGGTTGGCGACGATGCCCACGAGTCGCATCCCCTTTTTTCTGAAATGGAGGAACTCGTCAAGGAGGGTGATGAAATGGAATGGAAAGAAACTGCCAG GTGGATCAAGTTCGAGGAAGACGTCGAAGAAGGTGGCAACCGATGGAGCAAGCCCCACGTCGCCACCTTGTCCCTCCACTCGCTCTTCGAACTTCGTAGTTTAATACTCAATGGAACTGTCATGTTGGACATGGAAGCAACCAGCCTCGAACAGATTTCTGACCTCGTTTTGGACAACATGATCAGCAAGGGCGTTCTACCCATTGAAGCCAGAGAAAAG GTGCGGGAGGCCCTCTTAGTCAGGCATCGACATCAGCACGAAAGACGCAAGGACAACAACATGTCAAGGTTACCCATCATCAGGTCTCTGGCAGACATCGGAAGGAACCATTCGTCAtcgaaaa ATTGTGACTGTTCATGTGGTATGCAACGTttgttgacgtcagatttgcAGGAGCGTCCGATCAACGATACTGGCGAGGTTTATGCACCGGCTTCGGTTATTCGTAGCACAAGCTGTCCCGATCAAAAAACCGCTCTCATCTCCAAAGAAGCTAAAGATCTTAAAGGTCCATACCTACTTGTGCCAG TGGAAGAATCGAATTCAGTGCCTGTGATCGTCGGGGCTACTCCTGGCAGTGGGGTCGTAGGACTCAATCCCGGTGGCGCTCGCTTTCTCGCTATCCCCGGTAACCCTG GCCAGGAACCAGGAAACAATGGTATGGACCGAAGTCCCAGCAATGTATCCATCAACAGGACTCACAGTGCATCAGGCTTGGAGAATGGTGACGGCAATCACAAG AGCAACGTCCAGTTCATGAGAAAAATTCCACCCGGAGCCGAGGCGAGCAATATTCTCGTTGGTGAAGTTGACTTTCTGGACAAGCCTCTGTCAGCCTTCATTCGACTGAGCCAAGCTGGGATGATGGGAGACCTGACCGAAGTCCCAGTGCCGACCAGGTTCATATTCATTCTGCTTGGACCGACG GGTGGAATCTCAGGCTTCCATGAGATCGGTCGTGCCATGGCAACCTTGATGTCTGACGAAGTCTTCCACGACGTTGCTTACAAGGCCAAGAATCGCAATCACCTTTTGGCTGGGGTGGATGAATTCCTTGATGCTGTAACTGTCTTGCCACCCGGCGAATGGGATCCCACCATTCGGATAGAGCCACCAGCAGCCattccgtcacag GATACGAGAAAAAGGCCAAAGGAAGAAAAACCTAAAGAAGAAGTGGACGAGGAAGCCGACGAACAGAAGCTGAGAGAAGAGTCAGGTCTCTCTAGGAGTGGCAGGCTTTTCGGAGGCCTCGTCAACGACATCAAACGAAAAGCACCGTTTTATCTATCGGATTTCAAGGACGCCTTGGCCCTCCAGTGTATAGCATCCTTCATATTTCTTTACTTCGCGTGTCTCTCGCCCATCATCACCTTCGGTGGACTGTTGAGTGAGGCCACTGGTAAAAACATGGCAGCCATGGAGTCACTTGTCTCAGGTTTTGTTTGCGGTGTAGGATATGGACTCTTTTCTGGACAGCCTCTAACTATTCTCGGCTCGACGGGACCCGTTCTCGTCTTCGAGACAATTGTTTACAAATTTAGCAT GGAATCAGACTGGGACTACATGTCTTTTCGTTTCTGGATCGGTACATGGATTGCCATTATTCTTGTAATCCTCGTAGCTGTCGATGCTAGTGCTCTCGTCTGTTACATAACTCGattcactgaagaaaactTTGCTACTCTAATAGCATTCATTTTCATATACAAG TCGGTGGAGAACGTTCTTTCGATCggcaaaaaatttccaatcgaCACGCACGGAAACGAACCGATTGCCGATTACTGCGAGTGCATTCCGAGCAacttttctaacattttttcaacccgGCAAGACGTCAATTGGACCGCGTTGGATCGAGTCACCTGTTCG AAATATAATGGTACTCTTTTCGGAGAAGGGTGCGAGGCACCTAATTACGTACCTGATGTATTCCTCATGTCAATAATCTTATTCATGGGCACCTTCCTCCTGTCCATCGAGCTCAaggatttcaaaaattctctcttcTTCCCATCAAAG GTTCGCCAAATAGTCAGCGACTTTGCTGTAATTATCGCAATATTCTCGATGTCGGCGCTCGATCATTACGTAGGTATTTCAACGCCGAAACTCGAAGTACCAACAGAGTTCAAACCGACCTTGGACGGACGCGGTTGGATCATTTGGCCGTTCCAGAGAAATCCCTGGTGGAGCGCGTTGGTTGCCTTCTTACCTGCTCTACTTGGCACCATACTCATCTTCATGGATCAACAGATTACTGCTGTTATCGTTAACAGGAAAGAGAATAAGCTCAAG AAAGGATGTGGCTACCACCTCGATCTCTTCGTGCTCGCGGTCCTCATTGAGATCTGTTCCGTAATGGGTTTGCCCTGGTTCGTCGCAGCCACGGTATTGTCCATAAACCACGTTAATTCGTTGAAGCTCGAATCCGAGTGTGCGGCACCAGGTGAAAAGCCTCAATTTCTTGGGGTCCGAGAACAGCGCGTAACCCACATTCTCATATTCCTCATGATCGGTTGTTCCGTTTTGCTGACGCCGATGCTGAGGCACATACCGATGCCGGTATTGTTCGGGGTGTTTCTTTACATGGGCGTCGCCTCGTTGAAGGGCCTTCAATTCTTCGACAGAATACTCATCATGCTCATGCCGGTCAAGTATCAACCGGATTACATGTTTTTACGACAG GTGCCACTGAAGAGGGTCCACATGTTTACGATCTTCCAATTGACCTGCTTGGCCTGTCTCTGGACAATAAAATCGTTCAGCAGCACGTCGATACTCTTTCCACTGATG CTCGTCGTGATGATCGGCATCCGGAAGTCGCTGGACCTCGTCTTCACGCAGCGCGAGCTCAAAATTTTGGACGACGTCATGCCAGAGCCGAGTAAAAAGCACGCGGACGATCTCCGGCAGCTGGAAAGCGGCGAG GAACCGAGCGAGCCGATTGGTTTTCCATCCTCGGGAAATCTTCAAATATCATTGGCAAATGGCAACATCATGAAAATACCACTGACGAGCATAAACATTAGCGAGGAGGTTAACAAAACTGGTATATGGAAGCAGGTCAATGATGTCAACTGCAATAACGAAAATAAACAGCCCAAGATTCCGAAGATGATCAA CGTTACCAAGTCAAAGAAACATCCTAACAAGGAGGGCGTTCTTCTCATGCCTGACGAGATGACACGTTTGACGACGATGACTGAGgaggaggacgaggacgacaGTGGCATTTCCATCAAGGTCACAAAGGTCAATGACTCTCGGGTGTAA
- the Ndae1 gene encoding electrogenic sodium bicarbonate cotransporter 1 isoform X1, translated as MNHPKHKPWMQPGIGAPPPRGGGGRPVIGAPSSTGDEEAPKDPGARITHQSYTEKDYEGHRAHTVYVGVHLPGERRHRRHHKHHHSSRPASYNGSKGEPDDRPRHLVLARRARLASICDPDGETIFTPPAQRVQFILGEEVGDDAHESHPLFSEMEELVKEGDEMEWKETARWIKFEEDVEEGGNRWSKPHVATLSLHSLFELRSLILNGTVMLDMEATSLEQISDLVLDNMISKGVLPIEAREKVREALLVRHRHQHERRKDNNMSRLPIIRSLADIGRNHSSSKNCDCSCGMQRLLTSDLQERPINDTGEVYAPASVIRSTSCPDQKTALISKEAKDLKGPYLLVPVEESNSVPVIVGATPGSGVVGLNPGGARFLAIPGNPGQEPGNNGMDRSPSNVSINRTHSASGLENGDGNHKSNVQFMRKIPPGAEASNILVGEVDFLDKPLSAFIRLSQAGMMGDLTEVPVPTRFIFILLGPTGGISGFHEIGRAMATLMSDEVFHDVAYKAKNRNHLLAGVDEFLDAVTVLPPGEWDPTIRIEPPAAIPSQDTRKRPKEEKPKEEVDEEADEQKLREESGLSRSGRLFGGLVNDIKRKAPFYLSDFKDALALQCIASFIFLYFACLSPIITFGGLLSEATGKNMAAMESLVSGFVCGVGYGLFSGQPLTILGSTGPVLVFETIVYKFSMESDWDYMSFRFWIGTWIAIILVILVAVDASALVCYITRFTEENFATLIAFIFIYKSVENVLSIGKKFPIDTHGNEPIADYCECIPSNFSNIFSTRQDVNWTALDRVTCSKYNGTLFGEGCEAPNYVPDVFLMSIILFMGTFLLSIELKDFKNSLFFPSKVRQIVSDFAVIIAIFSMSALDHYVGISTPKLEVPTEFKPTLDGRGWIIWPFQRNPWWSALVAFLPALLGTILIFMDQQITAVIVNRKENKLKKGCGYHLDLFVLAVLIEICSVMGLPWFVAATVLSINHVNSLKLESECAAPGEKPQFLGVREQRVTHILIFLMIGCSVLLTPMLRHIPMPVLFGVFLYMGVASLKGLQFFDRILIMLMPVKYQPDYMFLRQVPLKRVHMFTIFQLTCLACLWTIKSFSSTSILFPLMLVVMIGIRKSLDLVFTQRELKILDDVMPEPSKKHADDLRQLESGEEPSEPIGFPSSGNLQISLANGNIMKIPLTSINISEEVNKTGIWKQVNDVNCNNENKQPKIPKMINVTKSKKHPNKEGVLLMPDEMTRLTTMTEEEDEDDSGISIKVTKVNDSRV; from the exons GTCACAGGGCACACACCGTCTACGTCGGGGTCCATCTTCCTGGGGAGAGAAGACATCGAAGACATCACAAGCACCACCATTCGAGTCGGCCAGCCTCTTACAACGGGAGCAAAGGAGAGCCTGACGATCGGCCGA GACATTTGGTGCTTGCACGGAGGGCTCGCCTCGCTAGCATCTGCGATCCCGATGGCGAAACTATAT tcACGCCACCAGCCCAGAGAGTTCAGTTTATCCTTGGTGAGGAGGTTGGCGACGATGCCCACGAGTCGCATCCCCTTTTTTCTGAAATGGAGGAACTCGTCAAGGAGGGTGATGAAATGGAATGGAAAGAAACTGCCAG GTGGATCAAGTTCGAGGAAGACGTCGAAGAAGGTGGCAACCGATGGAGCAAGCCCCACGTCGCCACCTTGTCCCTCCACTCGCTCTTCGAACTTCGTAGTTTAATACTCAATGGAACTGTCATGTTGGACATGGAAGCAACCAGCCTCGAACAGATTTCTGACCTCGTTTTGGACAACATGATCAGCAAGGGCGTTCTACCCATTGAAGCCAGAGAAAAG GTGCGGGAGGCCCTCTTAGTCAGGCATCGACATCAGCACGAAAGACGCAAGGACAACAACATGTCAAGGTTACCCATCATCAGGTCTCTGGCAGACATCGGAAGGAACCATTCGTCAtcgaaaa ATTGTGACTGTTCATGTGGTATGCAACGTttgttgacgtcagatttgcAGGAGCGTCCGATCAACGATACTGGCGAGGTTTATGCACCGGCTTCGGTTATTCGTAGCACAAGCTGTCCCGATCAAAAAACCGCTCTCATCTCCAAAGAAGCTAAAGATCTTAAAGGTCCATACCTACTTGTGCCAG TGGAAGAATCGAATTCAGTGCCTGTGATCGTCGGGGCTACTCCTGGCAGTGGGGTCGTAGGACTCAATCCCGGTGGCGCTCGCTTTCTCGCTATCCCCGGTAACCCTG GCCAGGAACCAGGAAACAATGGTATGGACCGAAGTCCCAGCAATGTATCCATCAACAGGACTCACAGTGCATCAGGCTTGGAGAATGGTGACGGCAATCACAAG AGCAACGTCCAGTTCATGAGAAAAATTCCACCCGGAGCCGAGGCGAGCAATATTCTCGTTGGTGAAGTTGACTTTCTGGACAAGCCTCTGTCAGCCTTCATTCGACTGAGCCAAGCTGGGATGATGGGAGACCTGACCGAAGTCCCAGTGCCGACCAGGTTCATATTCATTCTGCTTGGACCGACG GGTGGAATCTCAGGCTTCCATGAGATCGGTCGTGCCATGGCAACCTTGATGTCTGACGAAGTCTTCCACGACGTTGCTTACAAGGCCAAGAATCGCAATCACCTTTTGGCTGGGGTGGATGAATTCCTTGATGCTGTAACTGTCTTGCCACCCGGCGAATGGGATCCCACCATTCGGATAGAGCCACCAGCAGCCattccgtcacag GATACGAGAAAAAGGCCAAAGGAAGAAAAACCTAAAGAAGAAGTGGACGAGGAAGCCGACGAACAGAAGCTGAGAGAAGAGTCAGGTCTCTCTAGGAGTGGCAGGCTTTTCGGAGGCCTCGTCAACGACATCAAACGAAAAGCACCGTTTTATCTATCGGATTTCAAGGACGCCTTGGCCCTCCAGTGTATAGCATCCTTCATATTTCTTTACTTCGCGTGTCTCTCGCCCATCATCACCTTCGGTGGACTGTTGAGTGAGGCCACTGGTAAAAACATGGCAGCCATGGAGTCACTTGTCTCAGGTTTTGTTTGCGGTGTAGGATATGGACTCTTTTCTGGACAGCCTCTAACTATTCTCGGCTCGACGGGACCCGTTCTCGTCTTCGAGACAATTGTTTACAAATTTAGCAT GGAATCAGACTGGGACTACATGTCTTTTCGTTTCTGGATCGGTACATGGATTGCCATTATTCTTGTAATCCTCGTAGCTGTCGATGCTAGTGCTCTCGTCTGTTACATAACTCGattcactgaagaaaactTTGCTACTCTAATAGCATTCATTTTCATATACAAG TCGGTGGAGAACGTTCTTTCGATCggcaaaaaatttccaatcgaCACGCACGGAAACGAACCGATTGCCGATTACTGCGAGTGCATTCCGAGCAacttttctaacattttttcaacccgGCAAGACGTCAATTGGACCGCGTTGGATCGAGTCACCTGTTCG AAATATAATGGTACTCTTTTCGGAGAAGGGTGCGAGGCACCTAATTACGTACCTGATGTATTCCTCATGTCAATAATCTTATTCATGGGCACCTTCCTCCTGTCCATCGAGCTCAaggatttcaaaaattctctcttcTTCCCATCAAAG GTTCGCCAAATAGTCAGCGACTTTGCTGTAATTATCGCAATATTCTCGATGTCGGCGCTCGATCATTACGTAGGTATTTCAACGCCGAAACTCGAAGTACCAACAGAGTTCAAACCGACCTTGGACGGACGCGGTTGGATCATTTGGCCGTTCCAGAGAAATCCCTGGTGGAGCGCGTTGGTTGCCTTCTTACCTGCTCTACTTGGCACCATACTCATCTTCATGGATCAACAGATTACTGCTGTTATCGTTAACAGGAAAGAGAATAAGCTCAAG AAAGGATGTGGCTACCACCTCGATCTCTTCGTGCTCGCGGTCCTCATTGAGATCTGTTCCGTAATGGGTTTGCCCTGGTTCGTCGCAGCCACGGTATTGTCCATAAACCACGTTAATTCGTTGAAGCTCGAATCCGAGTGTGCGGCACCAGGTGAAAAGCCTCAATTTCTTGGGGTCCGAGAACAGCGCGTAACCCACATTCTCATATTCCTCATGATCGGTTGTTCCGTTTTGCTGACGCCGATGCTGAGGCACATACCGATGCCGGTATTGTTCGGGGTGTTTCTTTACATGGGCGTCGCCTCGTTGAAGGGCCTTCAATTCTTCGACAGAATACTCATCATGCTCATGCCGGTCAAGTATCAACCGGATTACATGTTTTTACGACAG GTGCCACTGAAGAGGGTCCACATGTTTACGATCTTCCAATTGACCTGCTTGGCCTGTCTCTGGACAATAAAATCGTTCAGCAGCACGTCGATACTCTTTCCACTGATG CTCGTCGTGATGATCGGCATCCGGAAGTCGCTGGACCTCGTCTTCACGCAGCGCGAGCTCAAAATTTTGGACGACGTCATGCCAGAGCCGAGTAAAAAGCACGCGGACGATCTCCGGCAGCTGGAAAGCGGCGAG GAACCGAGCGAGCCGATTGGTTTTCCATCCTCGGGAAATCTTCAAATATCATTGGCAAATGGCAACATCATGAAAATACCACTGACGAGCATAAACATTAGCGAGGAGGTTAACAAAACTGGTATATGGAAGCAGGTCAATGATGTCAACTGCAATAACGAAAATAAACAGCCCAAGATTCCGAAGATGATCAA CGTTACCAAGTCAAAGAAACATCCTAACAAGGAGGGCGTTCTTCTCATGCCTGACGAGATGACACGTTTGACGACGATGACTGAGgaggaggacgaggacgacaGTGGCATTTCCATCAAGGTCACAAAGGTCAATGACTCTCGGGTGTAA